Proteins encoded within one genomic window of Companilactobacillus sp.:
- a CDS encoding sensor histidine kinase, protein MNNRIKLNDHEKGVLLFEGIGTFLLFQLINVILVMASNLFFRNNGPKNFFALLQMDMTNMSFFKVFLLFALVIILEIFISLHVVMKTYRQFQVEYVEKELKRIASGDLHEKINLQVNHRLQGVVDSINSLIDNTNEHIAEQRRSEQSKDELITNVSHDIRTPLTSIIGYLGLIESRNYEDLDQILKYTHIAYKKSLEMQTLVNDLFEYANVEHANSTLSMSKFDMAQMLDQLSADFELEANKRGMEIVVNADPDKIIMSGDTDKLGRVFNNLIMNAFKYGKGATHLWLNAKQTPEEVVVSVANNGKPIPKESLDSLFDRFYRVEDSRSKATGGTGLGLAIAQSMVKMHGGHIDVQSDEDRTAFVIHFPAKNQKNSED, encoded by the coding sequence TTGAATAATCGAATCAAATTAAATGATCATGAAAAAGGTGTCCTCCTATTTGAGGGAATAGGCACCTTTCTTTTATTTCAATTAATTAACGTAATTTTGGTCATGGCGTCCAATCTATTTTTTAGAAACAATGGTCCAAAGAATTTCTTTGCACTGTTGCAAATGGACATGACTAACATGAGTTTTTTCAAGGTGTTCCTGTTATTCGCTTTGGTAATAATTTTAGAGATATTTATTTCTTTGCACGTGGTTATGAAAACTTATCGCCAATTTCAAGTTGAGTACGTCGAAAAGGAACTAAAGCGAATCGCTTCTGGTGACCTCCATGAAAAAATCAATTTACAGGTCAACCACCGCTTGCAAGGTGTCGTCGACAGTATTAACTCGCTGATCGATAACACTAATGAACACATCGCTGAGCAACGTCGTTCTGAACAAAGTAAAGATGAACTGATCACGAACGTCAGCCACGATATTAGAACTCCACTGACTTCGATCATCGGCTATTTAGGCTTGATCGAAAGTCGTAATTATGAAGATTTGGATCAAATTTTAAAATATACCCATATCGCTTACAAAAAATCATTAGAGATGCAAACGCTCGTTAATGATCTATTTGAGTACGCAAACGTTGAGCATGCTAACAGTACCTTATCGATGTCAAAATTCGATATGGCACAAATGCTTGATCAATTGTCGGCTGATTTTGAGCTTGAAGCTAACAAACGTGGCATGGAGATTGTCGTCAACGCTGACCCTGACAAGATCATTATGTCTGGGGACACCGACAAACTAGGTCGAGTTTTCAACAACTTGATCATGAACGCATTCAAATACGGAAAAGGTGCCACGCATTTGTGGCTAAACGCTAAACAGACTCCTGAAGAAGTAGTCGTCAGCGTAGCTAATAATGGTAAACCGATTCCGAAAGAATCATTAGATTCCTTGTTCGACCGCTTTTATCGTGTTGAGGACTCACGCTCAAAGGCAACAGGCGGTACCGGATTAGGACTAGCAATCGCTCAAAGTATGGTCAAAATGCATGGTGGACATATTGATGTTCAATCCGATGAAGATCGCACAGCATTTGTAATTCACTTCCCTGCGAAGAATCAAAAAAACAGTGAGGATTAA
- a CDS encoding metal ABC transporter solute-binding protein, Zn/Mn family has translation MYKKKYFLTMLLLVVLVLTGCSKNNSDKKVITTTVNTYSEPIKSVVGDKYQVESIIKSVNVDPHSFSPSTNNSKQIADSKLIVANGLGYDDWVNKMVAANSQQKNLIDFGNVLGYPDGSNEHLWYGVDHMKKLTKAIYNHMARVDVNSKNYYYGNYKKYLHKLDRLSDREKTIKKYAQGKSAYVTEPLPDYLLKDLGVKVADNHFAKAIEDDTDPSMKDVKDMEQGMRDHKVDFLVVNKQVTSSIITKMMNTAEQYHIPIVYFTETLPSDLGYYEWMTGNLNQIEKVVKE, from the coding sequence ATGTACAAGAAAAAATATTTTTTGACCATGTTATTGCTAGTGGTTTTAGTCCTAACGGGTTGTTCAAAAAATAATTCTGACAAAAAGGTCATCACCACTACGGTCAACACATACAGTGAACCGATCAAAAGCGTGGTTGGGGACAAATATCAAGTTGAGTCGATCATCAAATCAGTCAATGTTGACCCACATAGTTTCTCGCCATCGACTAATAACTCTAAACAGATTGCCGATTCAAAGCTCATTGTTGCTAATGGTCTAGGTTATGACGATTGGGTCAACAAGATGGTCGCCGCCAACAGCCAACAGAAGAATTTGATCGATTTCGGCAACGTCCTAGGCTACCCAGATGGCTCAAATGAACATCTGTGGTACGGCGTTGATCACATGAAAAAATTAACAAAAGCTATCTATAATCATATGGCTAGGGTTGACGTAAATAGTAAAAATTACTATTATGGTAATTATAAAAAATATTTACACAAGCTAGATCGATTATCAGATCGGGAAAAAACCATTAAGAAATATGCTCAAGGAAAATCTGCTTATGTGACTGAGCCGCTGCCAGATTACTTGTTGAAAGACTTAGGCGTTAAAGTGGCAGACAATCATTTTGCTAAGGCAATTGAAGATGATACGGACCCATCCATGAAAGATGTTAAGGATATGGAACAAGGGATGCGTGATCATAAAGTTGATTTTCTAGTCGTCAATAAACAAGTCACCAGCAGTATTATCACTAAGATGATGAACACTGCTGAGCAGTACCATATTCCAATCGTGTACTTTACCGAAACCTTGCCAAGCGACTTGGGATACTATGAATGGATGACCGGCAATCTGAATCAAATCGAAAAGGTAGTTAAGGAGTAA
- a CDS encoding GtrA family protein: protein MKELWNKYKDTIPYLFFGVLTTIVNIGLFTWFAYPLHWNYQIANVVAYFLSVVFAYVTNKLWVFNSHTNTWKAFWLEMGSFFLFRAASWVIDQGTMTIGVSLLGQSKFIVKIIANVVVVVLNYVFSKFIIFRKRDKLDKAGKRIQNESTSD, encoded by the coding sequence ATGAAAGAATTATGGAATAAATATAAGGACACCATACCGTATTTATTTTTTGGCGTCCTAACAACAATCGTAAATATTGGATTATTCACTTGGTTTGCATATCCGCTGCATTGGAATTATCAAATCGCCAACGTAGTCGCATATTTCTTGTCCGTAGTCTTTGCTTACGTGACGAACAAACTTTGGGTGTTTAATTCGCATACCAATACTTGGAAGGCCTTTTGGTTAGAAATGGGCTCGTTTTTCTTGTTCAGAGCCGCTTCTTGGGTAATCGACCAAGGAACTATGACCATTGGTGTTTCATTGTTAGGTCAAAGTAAATTCATCGTTAAGATCATTGCTAACGTAGTAGTGGTGGTCCTAAATTATGTCTTTAGTAAATTTATCATTTTTAGAAAACGCGATAAGCTCGACAAAGCTGGAAAGAGAATCCAGAATGAGAGTACAAGCGATTAA
- a CDS encoding response regulator transcription factor, with amino-acid sequence MKILVVDDDKEIVELLSIYIKNEGYEPITANSGQEALDALAQHSDIALMVLDIMMPNMDGIEVTKRVRKDSQIPIIIVSAKTTDMDKIQGLITGADDYVTKPFNPLEIMARIRSLLRRSAQQTAKNVPDKLEVGPITIYKDSHEVVTSSGNKVQLTALEFGVLYLLASHPNRVFSADEIFERVWKQESVVSAKTVMVHVSHLRDKLEEATDGEKVIETVWGVGYKVEV; translated from the coding sequence ATGAAGATTTTAGTGGTGGATGACGATAAAGAAATTGTTGAGTTACTCAGCATTTACATTAAGAATGAAGGCTACGAACCAATTACAGCTAATTCTGGCCAAGAGGCTTTAGACGCCTTAGCCCAGCATAGCGATATTGCCTTAATGGTCTTGGATATTATGATGCCAAATATGGACGGTATTGAGGTAACTAAACGGGTTCGTAAAGACTCACAAATTCCGATCATCATTGTTTCAGCTAAAACAACCGATATGGACAAGATCCAAGGATTGATCACCGGTGCTGACGATTACGTTACTAAACCATTCAATCCGCTTGAGATCATGGCTCGTATTCGTTCGCTTTTGCGTAGAAGCGCCCAACAAACAGCTAAGAATGTACCCGACAAATTAGAAGTTGGACCAATTACTATTTATAAGGATTCTCACGAAGTTGTGACTAGCTCTGGCAACAAGGTCCAACTGACAGCTTTGGAATTTGGGGTCCTATATTTATTAGCCAGTCACCCAAATCGAGTATTTTCTGCTGACGAGATTTTTGAACGTGTCTGGAAACAAGAAAGCGTAGTTTCTGCCAAGACTGTTATGGTCCACGTTTCTCACTTACGTGACAAGCTCGAAGAAGCTACAGACGGCGAAAAGGTCATCGAAACTGTCTGGGGCGTTGGTTACAAGGTGGAGGTTTAG
- a CDS encoding ATP-binding cassette domain-containing protein: MIEAKNLTKKFGKQVVFQNVNFKIEDGEFVSIVGRNGAGKTTLVKILMGLEKKTSGDIIMDHKSRIGYVPQFRNIDLDYPLNIEQFMRLNLKFTLNPQKRKQDTETVDRILQQTNLTQLRDRPLGLASGGEKQKAYLAQALVNEPQVLILDESTASLDVDVKIQLMDLVQELNQKHGLTVLFITHDSELTKKYTKRALLFENKTVKSIGIDEIAEDMFE, translated from the coding sequence GTGATCGAGGCTAAAAATCTTACGAAGAAATTTGGTAAACAAGTCGTTTTTCAAAATGTTAATTTTAAGATCGAAGATGGCGAATTTGTCAGCATTGTCGGCCGTAATGGTGCTGGTAAAACCACTTTGGTCAAAATTTTGATGGGATTAGAGAAAAAGACTAGCGGCGATATTATCATGGATCATAAAAGTCGCATTGGATATGTGCCTCAGTTTAGAAATATTGATTTGGATTATCCTCTCAATATTGAACAGTTTATGCGTCTAAACTTAAAATTTACTTTAAATCCCCAAAAAAGAAAGCAAGATACCGAAACAGTTGACCGGATCTTGCAACAAACTAATCTGACTCAATTACGAGATCGTCCTTTGGGATTAGCTTCGGGTGGCGAGAAGCAAAAAGCCTATTTAGCTCAAGCTTTAGTTAACGAGCCACAAGTTTTGATCTTAGATGAATCAACTGCCAGTTTGGACGTTGACGTGAAGATCCAATTAATGGATCTTGTTCAAGAACTGAATCAGAAGCATGGTTTAACAGTGCTTTTTATTACTCATGATTCTGAGTTAACTAAGAAATATACTAAACGAGCATTATTGTTCGAAAATAAAACAGTTAAATCGATCGGCATTGATGAAATTGCCGAGGACATGTTTGAGTAG
- a CDS encoding amino acid racemase, with protein sequence MKNFFTVIGGMGTLATESYVRILDQRTKTDKDQDYLDYIVVNHATVPDRTEYIIDHSKPSFLPPLVEDIKQQSLLKPAFMVIICNTAHYLYDEIQAATDIPIINMPHLAITTMKKKYPKAKKIGLIATKGTLHDHIYEKEIKDAGFELTLGDQEVQDEVESLIYDDIKIGGAVNKEKYYHILQTMHDKFDSDVIVLGCTELSLAQEKASDHPYNVIDAQSIIADKSIELGMKVRRGEEIDFSKIY encoded by the coding sequence ATGAAAAACTTCTTTACAGTTATTGGTGGAATGGGTACTCTGGCCACCGAAAGTTACGTTCGGATACTAGATCAAAGAACTAAAACTGATAAAGACCAAGACTACCTTGACTATATCGTTGTTAACCACGCTACTGTTCCTGATCGAACAGAGTACATTATCGACCACAGTAAACCTAGCTTTTTGCCACCATTGGTTGAGGACATAAAACAGCAAAGTTTGCTAAAACCAGCTTTTATGGTTATTATTTGTAACACAGCTCATTACCTATACGATGAAATCCAAGCTGCGACTGATATTCCGATCATTAATATGCCTCATTTGGCAATTACCACTATGAAAAAGAAATATCCCAAAGCTAAGAAGATTGGCTTGATTGCCACTAAGGGGACTTTGCACGACCACATCTATGAAAAAGAAATCAAGGATGCTGGCTTTGAATTGACCCTAGGCGACCAAGAAGTTCAGGATGAAGTGGAGAGCTTGATCTATGATGACATCAAAATTGGTGGAGCTGTGAATAAAGAGAAATACTATCATATTTTGCAAACAATGCATGACAAATTTGATAGCGACGTGATCGTTTTAGGATGTACAGAGCTTTCATTAGCCCAAGAGAAAGCTTCTGACCATCCATACAACGTGATCGATGCTCAAAGTATTATTGCCGACAAATCGATTGAATTAGGAATGAAAGTTCGAAGAGGCGAGGAAATCGATTTTTCTAAGATTTATTAA
- a CDS encoding DUF4097 family beta strand repeat-containing protein translates to MKKIILIVLVIIVVIGLIFGGATIWAMNSNKRLNINNFQVSSLTSKNVELKNPTKVDLAIQTAYLNVQSGDKTELKMDNVSKDQYQITEQNDLLRVSEKDAQKHQTKLGKSPVLTLIVPQKTLESLQIDQLNGTVKLNNLKIGQLNIDHANGTTIAKDLTLLDSSRLTKKNGKTTFTGLKVTGLQVNVKNGQFKLNGKKQQNNYRQNGNEPLIIDSNNGQVSVTN, encoded by the coding sequence ATGAAAAAAATTATTTTAATCGTTTTAGTTATTATCGTTGTGATCGGATTGATTTTTGGTGGTGCCACGATCTGGGCAATGAACAGTAATAAACGTCTTAATATCAATAATTTCCAAGTCAGTTCGTTAACTAGTAAAAATGTAGAGTTAAAGAATCCAACTAAAGTTGACTTAGCCATCCAAACTGCATATTTGAACGTCCAAAGTGGCGACAAGACTGAATTGAAAATGGACAATGTAAGTAAAGACCAATATCAAATTACTGAACAAAATGATTTGCTGAGAGTTTCAGAAAAAGACGCTCAAAAGCATCAGACTAAGCTTGGAAAATCCCCAGTTTTGACCTTGATTGTGCCACAAAAGACTTTAGAATCATTACAGATCGACCAATTAAACGGAACAGTCAAACTGAACAATTTAAAAATAGGGCAATTAAATATTGATCATGCAAACGGAACTACCATTGCCAAAGATTTAACTTTGTTAGACAGCAGTCGATTGACTAAGAAGAATGGAAAAACTACTTTTACTGGACTGAAGGTTACCGGACTACAAGTAAATGTCAAAAATGGCCAGTTCAAGCTCAACGGTAAAAAGCAACAAAATAACTACCGACAAAACGGTAATGAACCTTTGATCATTGATAGCAACAACGGCCAAGTTTCAGTAACAAATTAA
- a CDS encoding UDP-N-acetylmuramoyl-L-alanyl-D-glutamate--2,6-diaminopimelate ligase — protein MSLKVSKAIEILKKHDLLVSSKVSDEDTTVTNISYNSQEKQTNGIFFCKGNNFKAAYLKQALDAGAVIYVAEKEFDDNADNLIVSDVQKALALLSAAYFGNPENDLFIVAFTGTKGKTTTSYFIYDILKEIYPQKVALFSTIDRVVGPKPEDKFKSDLTTPESLDLFRDMRTAVDNGMTHLVMEVSSQAYKKNRVFGLTFDIGGFLNITPDHIGPNEHPTYADYLFCKKQLLINSKINIINRDTNDFETVYDAAKQTSSDDNIYLFGRDKTKDHLDFLLSSKEATLKDSIFNISALNQKAEALNIAGDYKLGLVGDFNEINGTAAIIATGLLDVPVSNIYDGLQGAHVPGRMEHIDTKSHGIIFIDYAHNYASMKALLGFLRNEYPDSKIKVVVGSPGDKGVSRRGGFSKVLTELADSAILTTDDPGFEDPADICRQIDEKIDHSKVDTQIILDREQAIKTMISNSQNGDIIVLAAKGDDPYQKTKGVDVPYPTDPVVARNVLKDIEGE, from the coding sequence ATGAGTCTAAAAGTTAGCAAAGCAATCGAGATCTTGAAAAAACATGATTTGTTAGTTTCCAGCAAAGTGTCGGATGAAGATACTACGGTAACTAACATCAGCTACAATTCACAAGAGAAGCAAACTAACGGTATCTTCTTTTGTAAAGGTAACAACTTTAAAGCAGCCTATTTAAAACAAGCACTTGATGCTGGGGCTGTGATTTACGTTGCCGAAAAAGAATTTGACGACAACGCAGATAATTTGATCGTGTCAGATGTTCAAAAAGCTCTGGCATTATTAAGTGCAGCTTATTTTGGTAATCCTGAAAATGATCTGTTTATCGTTGCCTTTACTGGAACCAAGGGTAAAACAACGACTTCATATTTCATTTATGACATCTTAAAAGAAATCTACCCACAAAAAGTCGCTTTGTTCTCAACGATTGATAGGGTAGTTGGTCCTAAACCTGAAGATAAATTCAAATCAGATTTGACTACTCCAGAATCATTAGATCTATTCCGCGACATGAGAACAGCGGTCGACAACGGAATGACTCATTTAGTGATGGAAGTATCATCGCAGGCTTACAAGAAAAATCGTGTCTTTGGATTGACCTTTGATATCGGTGGCTTTTTAAACATCACCCCTGACCACATCGGTCCAAATGAACATCCAACCTATGCTGATTATTTGTTCTGCAAAAAGCAATTGTTGATCAATTCTAAAATCAACATCATTAACCGCGATACGAACGATTTTGAGACAGTCTACGATGCAGCTAAACAGACTAGTTCAGATGACAATATTTACTTGTTTGGTCGCGATAAAACTAAAGACCACCTCGACTTCTTGCTTTCAAGCAAAGAGGCAACCTTAAAGGATAGTATTTTTAACATCTCAGCTTTGAATCAAAAGGCTGAGGCATTAAATATCGCTGGAGATTACAAATTAGGCCTCGTTGGAGATTTCAACGAGATCAACGGTACTGCAGCTATCATTGCGACTGGATTATTAGACGTTCCAGTCTCAAATATTTACGACGGCCTTCAGGGCGCACATGTGCCAGGTCGAATGGAACACATCGATACTAAGTCTCACGGTATTATCTTTATTGACTATGCTCACAACTATGCTAGTATGAAGGCTCTACTAGGATTTTTAAGAAATGAATATCCTGATTCTAAGATCAAAGTTGTCGTTGGAAGTCCTGGCGACAAGGGAGTTTCAAGACGTGGCGGGTTCTCTAAAGTATTGACTGAATTAGCCGATTCAGCAATTTTGACGACTGATGACCCTGGCTTTGAGGATCCAGCAGATATTTGTCGCCAAATCGATGAAAAAATCGATCACAGTAAAGTTGATACGCAGATTATTTTGGACCGCGAACAAGCTATCAAGACTATGATCTCCAACAGTCAAAATGGAGATATCATCGTCTTGGCTGCTAAAGGAGACGATCCTTATCAAAAGACTAAGGGTGTCGATGTTCCGTATCCAACTGATCCAGTGGTCGCAAGAAACGTGTTGAAGGATATCGAAGGAGAGTAA
- a CDS encoding metal ABC transporter permease, translating into MFGYEFMREAFIASTFIAITAGIVGVFVVSRNMSFLSHTLSEIGFAGAAFGILVGISPLAGMIIFTLVSSIAVGSLSTESSRREASISAISSLFIGLGILFLSLSSESSSYATNILFGSIVGISSKEVNQLLILALFVIVVFIICYKPLAFDSFDHIGARASGLNTRFLSVVFLITLALSVSIGAQIVGSLLVFVLLTLPGATARYLVHSVPKLLMISVGLSLAGVWLGLYLAFVTNWPVTFFISAFEVIAYFLGLSYKNWKLSH; encoded by the coding sequence ATGTTTGGATATGAATTTATGCGCGAAGCGTTTATTGCCAGTACGTTCATTGCAATAACTGCTGGTATCGTGGGCGTGTTCGTGGTTTCAAGAAATATGTCATTTCTCTCTCACACATTGTCAGAGATTGGATTTGCCGGAGCAGCATTCGGTATTTTAGTCGGGATCTCGCCACTTGCAGGGATGATAATTTTTACATTAGTTAGTTCGATCGCAGTTGGTAGTTTGAGTACCGAGTCCTCAAGACGTGAGGCTTCGATCAGTGCCATATCATCGCTGTTCATTGGTCTTGGTATTTTATTCTTGTCGTTGTCGTCAGAATCAAGTTCTTACGCAACTAACATTTTATTTGGTAGTATCGTGGGTATCAGTTCAAAAGAAGTCAATCAGTTGTTAATTTTGGCATTATTTGTTATCGTGGTGTTCATAATTTGTTACAAACCACTGGCATTTGATTCATTCGACCATATTGGTGCTCGTGCATCTGGACTCAATACGAGATTTTTATCAGTCGTATTTCTGATCACTTTAGCCTTAAGTGTCAGTATCGGAGCCCAGATCGTTGGGTCATTATTAGTCTTTGTTCTGTTAACTTTGCCTGGTGCTACCGCCAGATATCTGGTACACTCAGTTCCGAAGTTGCTTATGATCTCAGTTGGATTGTCGCTTGCTGGTGTGTGGTTAGGTTTATATCTCGCCTTTGTCACAAACTGGCCAGTTACATTCTTCATTTCAGCCTTTGAAGTAATTGCTTATTTCTTAGGTCTATCCTACAAAAACTGGAAATTAAGCCACTAG
- a CDS encoding PucR family transcriptional regulator, with protein MKFAELIDELSKRFVIGHVKISENTEINKIQLRSTNLTEPDGSTLYIGKTNASGGPLVLGNYLKDHSNTAVVLCPCQVNQSDSVLANEPLIQVFNEANTILESSQNQTNLITKLAMSAVTDDLQTSIDRAAATVQNSLLVIDPNYQVLIHSTIYGFKDPLWSQIIKQGYVTYDFIKAVKKIVAQQSDTTKAVYNVPCPKSPFHRKVTNLYNNGKLYGFLLMFDDHSVYNSEKTQLLPQIGQILTGELVRNHISASADSNRDRLLSMLLTEQQSQNFENVFAAQHLRLPYSMVVLTLRSQKQQPLESTKRQLKQYLLQQYPASLSTIFRHYCLAMVPLDLTEYHSSEFKKFVHRTAEELNCQIFISTFYTQPSDTSAAYEVCRRTMKLTTSTDPVIYCEDEYFDLMLSRINHDAILPFFIDPSISSLQDYDEEHDTELLPTLLNYLEQDGNLAHTSDALFIHRNTLHNRLNRIKEITAVDLKDANTRFKLMCSFKIKEYVH; from the coding sequence ATGAAATTCGCTGAATTGATAGATGAACTCTCGAAACGTTTTGTGATCGGACACGTTAAAATATCGGAAAATACTGAGATCAATAAGATTCAACTACGCTCTACTAATCTGACCGAACCTGATGGGTCAACATTGTACATCGGAAAGACTAACGCATCAGGCGGTCCGTTGGTATTAGGAAATTATTTGAAAGATCACAGCAACACAGCTGTAGTGCTGTGTCCTTGCCAAGTCAATCAATCTGACAGCGTATTAGCTAATGAACCGCTGATCCAAGTTTTTAATGAAGCTAACACCATTTTGGAAAGTTCACAAAATCAAACAAATTTGATTACTAAATTGGCAATGAGTGCTGTAACTGACGATTTACAAACTAGTATTGACCGGGCTGCTGCCACTGTGCAAAATTCACTGCTAGTTATCGACCCTAACTATCAAGTCTTGATCCACTCGACGATCTACGGTTTCAAGGATCCATTATGGAGTCAGATCATTAAGCAAGGTTATGTAACCTATGATTTCATCAAGGCTGTCAAAAAAATCGTTGCTCAACAATCTGACACTACCAAAGCTGTGTATAACGTTCCGTGTCCAAAGTCGCCTTTCCACAGAAAAGTGACTAACTTATACAATAACGGCAAATTATATGGCTTTTTGCTGATGTTTGACGACCATTCTGTGTATAACTCTGAAAAAACACAACTTTTGCCACAGATCGGACAGATATTAACAGGCGAATTAGTCCGCAATCACATTTCGGCATCAGCCGACTCTAACCGCGATCGACTTTTAAGCATGTTACTCACAGAACAGCAATCGCAAAACTTCGAAAATGTTTTTGCCGCACAACACTTACGACTTCCCTATTCAATGGTGGTCTTGACCCTTCGTTCGCAGAAGCAACAGCCACTTGAGTCAACTAAACGTCAGCTCAAGCAATATTTATTGCAACAATATCCAGCCTCTTTATCCACAATTTTTCGGCATTATTGTCTAGCAATGGTACCGTTAGACTTAACTGAATATCACAGTTCTGAATTTAAAAAATTTGTCCACAGGACAGCTGAAGAATTGAACTGTCAGATTTTTATATCAACATTTTATACACAACCTTCAGACACTAGCGCTGCTTATGAAGTTTGTCGGCGGACTATGAAATTGACAACTTCGACCGATCCCGTGATCTATTGCGAAGATGAATACTTTGATTTGATGCTATCTAGGATCAATCATGATGCAATTTTGCCGTTTTTTATCGACCCTTCGATTTCTAGCTTGCAAGACTACGATGAAGAACACGACACCGAACTTTTGCCAACATTGTTGAACTATTTGGAACAAGACGGCAATCTTGCCCATACGTCCGATGCACTTTTTATCCATCGCAATACTTTGCACAATCGATTGAATCGAATAAAAGAAATTACTGCGGTCGACCTAAAAGACGCCAACACACGATTTAAGCTGATGTGTAGTTTCAAAATAAAAGAATATGTCCATTAG
- a CDS encoding D-alanyl-D-alanine carboxypeptidase family protein: MKQFFKKLLIVFAVLLSLPVFNLQTAQAESTPGGPDLNTTAALAFDEKSGQLLYSQNADKKVAIGSITKVVTLYLVTKAIHEGNLKWTDTIKPTQAQAEMTQHDELTNVSLDANKEYTVQQLYQAAWIVSSNSAAMMLAQKVGGTEINFIKLMRKTLKSWGIKDAEIYNVSGLNNSYLYKGMYLGKTDSENKLSANDIAIVSKHILDQYPEVLKTTSQSELTFPSNEGDKIYKSLNLLLKGNRDYQEGYEFDGLKTGTTKQAGDSFVGTFPIHNTRIVTIVMDVKGEANDKDKRFRATQNLAHYILDNYDYRTALKKNQQVTFSKKEKYKTYREVKVWMPHDFNPNSFLYEKSTGNLGFNVAQGKKQAKLIIKNLPGGYIQYPQVKHAIKKIVPKKTKPSFWENIGNFFKHLF; the protein is encoded by the coding sequence ATGAAACAATTTTTTAAAAAACTCCTAATAGTGTTCGCTGTTTTGTTGAGTTTACCAGTCTTTAATTTACAAACGGCCCAGGCAGAATCCACACCCGGAGGCCCAGATCTAAATACAACGGCGGCCTTGGCATTTGATGAAAAATCCGGTCAGCTGTTGTATTCGCAAAATGCTGACAAAAAAGTCGCAATTGGTTCGATCACAAAAGTAGTGACTTTATACCTAGTCACTAAAGCAATTCATGAGGGAAATCTCAAATGGACTGATACGATCAAACCAACTCAAGCACAAGCAGAAATGACTCAACATGATGAGCTAACAAATGTTAGTTTGGATGCGAACAAAGAGTATACAGTTCAACAGCTGTACCAAGCTGCCTGGATCGTATCTTCAAATTCAGCAGCCATGATGCTTGCTCAAAAAGTTGGCGGGACTGAGATCAACTTTATTAAGTTGATGCGGAAGACGCTAAAGAGTTGGGGCATCAAGGATGCTGAAATCTACAACGTATCTGGCTTAAACAATTCCTATCTATATAAAGGGATGTACTTAGGCAAAACTGATTCTGAAAATAAATTGTCCGCTAACGATATAGCAATTGTTAGCAAACATATTCTGGATCAATATCCAGAAGTCTTAAAAACTACCTCGCAGTCCGAATTGACTTTCCCAAGTAACGAAGGGGACAAGATCTATAAGTCATTGAATCTATTGCTCAAAGGTAATCGAGATTATCAAGAGGGCTATGAATTTGACGGTTTAAAAACAGGAACTACTAAACAAGCCGGCGACTCATTTGTGGGAACTTTCCCAATCCATAATACTAGGATCGTAACGATTGTCATGGATGTAAAAGGCGAAGCCAATGATAAGGACAAGCGCTTTAGAGCTACTCAAAACTTAGCTCATTACATCCTCGACAATTACGACTATCGAACAGCCTTAAAGAAGAACCAACAAGTAACTTTTTCGAAAAAAGAAAAATACAAGACTTATCGTGAAGTGAAAGTTTGGATGCCACATGACTTCAATCCAAATTCGTTTTTATATGAAAAATCTACTGGCAATCTAGGCTTTAATGTTGCTCAAGGAAAGAAACAGGCTAAACTAATAATTAAGAACTTACCTGGTGGTTATATTCAATATCCACAAGTCAAACATGCAATCAAAAAAATCGTACCTAAAAAGACGAAGCCATCGTTCTGGGAAAACATCGGTAACTTCTTCAAACATTTATTTTAG